Proteins from a genomic interval of Spiroplasma diminutum CUAS-1:
- a CDS encoding SDR family oxidoreductase, translating into MKNKVWFITGASQGFGLLFVKKLLEKGHCVVATSRSPEKIVEEIGENDCLLAIKIDLSDQKQLDDAMKQCVDKFGSIDILLNNAGYGQLWTFEESSDEEIRKCFEVNFYGTLNATRSALPYMRKQQYGHIFTTASVWGYVGDPYTSTYAAVKFATDGWSEALSHELEGLKIGISCIKPGGFRTNFLESTSMVTGEDKITDYKKNRDEFFQGLSKFNKQQDGDPEKYCDFIIDLTYKDSKPPLHIFTGRDAYKKAEDKIAKIRKDMEELQQEATNLHVQ; encoded by the coding sequence ATGAAAAACAAAGTGTGATTCATAACAGGTGCTAGCCAAGGTTTTGGTTTATTATTTGTTAAAAAATTACTTGAAAAAGGACATTGTGTTGTTGCTACAAGCAGAAGTCCTGAAAAAATAGTAGAAGAAATTGGGGAAAATGATTGTTTATTAGCAATTAAAATAGACTTGTCTGATCAAAAACAATTGGATGATGCTATGAAACAATGTGTTGATAAATTTGGGTCAATTGATATCTTATTAAACAACGCAGGTTATGGACAATTATGAACATTTGAAGAATCTTCAGATGAAGAAATTAGAAAATGTTTCGAAGTTAACTTCTATGGTACATTAAATGCTACTCGTAGTGCTTTACCATATATGAGAAAACAACAATATGGACATATTTTTACAACAGCTTCAGTTTGAGGTTATGTTGGAGATCCATATACATCAACTTATGCTGCAGTTAAATTTGCAACAGATGGTTGAAGTGAAGCTTTAAGTCATGAACTTGAAGGTTTAAAAATTGGAATAAGTTGTATTAAACCTGGTGGATTTAGAACTAATTTCCTAGAGTCAACTTCAATGGTAACTGGAGAAGACAAAATAACTGATTATAAAAAAAATAGAGATGAATTTTTCCAAGGTCTATCTAAGTTTAATAAACAACAAGATGGTGATCCAGAAAAATACTGTGATTTTATAATTGATTTAACTTATAAGGATTCAAAACCACCACTTCATATTTTTACAGGTAGAGATGCTTATAAGAAAGCAGAAGACAAAATTGCTAAAATCAGAAAAGATATGGAAGAGTTACAACAAGAAGCTACAAACTTACATGTACAATAA
- a CDS encoding PTS lactose/cellobiose transporter subunit IIA, whose protein sequence is MNEKIINVSMELIATSGNAKSLGLSAINMAKEGDFEKSKETLKEAKLELNKVHKIHAELISDEAGGEKLDISLLFIHSQDHLTSAIIILDLAEHLINLYSLNN, encoded by the coding sequence ATGAATGAAAAAATTATAAATGTTAGTATGGAATTAATAGCAACATCAGGAAATGCAAAAAGCTTAGGACTAAGTGCAATCAATATGGCAAAAGAAGGGGACTTTGAAAAGTCAAAAGAAACTCTTAAAGAAGCAAAATTGGAATTAAATAAAGTACATAAAATTCATGCTGAACTTATTTCTGATGAAGCTGGTGGAGAAAAATTAGATATATCATTGCTTTTTATCCATTCACAAGATCATTTGACAAGTGCTATAATTATTTTAGATTTAGCAGAACATTTAATTAATTTATATAGTTTAAATAATTAA
- a CDS encoding PTS transporter subunit EIIC, whose protein sequence is MAKKYFYDDASLMLELIGGKENIKEIQHCATRLRFILNDDEKFDLEKVKKHPLFKGYKKQETQHQIIIGAGIVDKLFNQMKIIMNESSTEGNIDIENKEPLWRKDVSFKSNVFMISKRGMNSFASIFVPLIPIFIAGGMSLALKSLIGTFAPTSGFTKLLDIIGGAILGSLPAFVGYSAAKKWGGNPYLGMAMGLVLISPGLLNSYATNTPVLLGFDLNTDSNIIEEARKLAFENWLKNNGLEPPINNYDEMLNKTVGVYYQIFGNVAGGFFKIKLIGYQAQIIPVLMVLAISVNLEKLFKKITPNVIAIIVVPLGTVLLSSWLAFWIIGPLGQIIGKGISIGLAAMFKYTNWNFIGFGGMIFAFFYPFLVITGLHQGFLPIETQLLVDTQLKYGHSSSFITPVACVSNIAQGTAALVFIFFCKKDKEQITKGTSSAIGGFTGITEPAMFGINLQIKPLFIAAAIGSGIAGWWLGMTHTVANSLGSASWIGLVQFDWTVNQTKEYLQGENINSILQNIPMGAHISIAMFISTIATAGMSTVLLKTKWGKKSLENYLN, encoded by the coding sequence ATGGCAAAAAAGTATTTTTATGACGACGCCTCTTTAATGCTGGAATTAATTGGTGGTAAAGAAAACATCAAAGAAATTCAACATTGTGCAACAAGATTAAGATTCATCCTAAATGATGATGAAAAATTTGATCTTGAAAAAGTAAAGAAGCATCCTTTATTTAAAGGATATAAAAAACAAGAAACTCAACATCAAATTATTATTGGAGCAGGAATAGTTGATAAGCTTTTTAATCAAATGAAAATTATTATGAACGAATCTTCAACTGAAGGAAATATAGACATTGAAAATAAAGAACCATTATGAAGAAAAGATGTATCATTTAAATCAAATGTTTTTATGATTTCAAAAAGAGGAATGAACTCATTTGCTTCAATATTTGTTCCGTTAATTCCTATTTTTATTGCTGGTGGTATGTCACTTGCATTAAAATCATTAATTGGAACTTTTGCACCAACATCTGGATTTACAAAATTATTAGATATTATTGGAGGAGCAATTTTAGGATCATTGCCAGCATTTGTAGGTTACAGTGCAGCTAAAAAATGAGGAGGTAATCCTTATCTAGGAATGGCAATGGGATTGGTTTTAATTTCACCAGGATTATTAAATAGTTATGCAACAAATACTCCAGTTTTACTAGGTTTTGATTTAAATACAGATTCAAACATAATTGAAGAAGCCAGAAAATTGGCATTTGAAAATTGATTAAAAAATAATGGTTTAGAACCTCCAATTAACAATTATGATGAAATGTTAAATAAAACTGTTGGAGTTTATTATCAAATATTTGGAAATGTAGCAGGGGGATTTTTCAAAATTAAGTTGATTGGATATCAAGCACAAATAATACCAGTTTTAATGGTATTGGCAATATCTGTTAATTTAGAAAAACTGTTTAAAAAAATTACTCCTAATGTTATTGCAATTATTGTAGTTCCATTAGGAACAGTATTATTATCTTCATGATTAGCGTTTTGAATAATTGGACCATTAGGACAAATTATTGGAAAAGGAATATCAATTGGACTTGCTGCAATGTTTAAATATACTAATTGAAACTTTATTGGTTTTGGTGGAATGATATTTGCATTCTTTTATCCTTTCCTTGTTATTACAGGATTGCATCAAGGATTTTTACCAATTGAAACTCAATTATTGGTGGATACTCAATTAAAATATGGACATTCCTCATCATTTATTACACCAGTTGCTTGTGTATCAAATATTGCTCAGGGAACTGCAGCACTTGTGTTTATATTCTTTTGTAAAAAAGATAAAGAACAGATTACAAAAGGAACTTCAAGTGCAATTGGTGGCTTTACAGGTATTACAGAACCTGCAATGTTTGGAATAAATCTTCAAATTAAACCATTATTTATAGCAGCTGCTATTGGAAGTGGAATTGCAGGATGATGATTGGGAATGACACATACTGTTGCAAATTCACTTGGAAGTGCTAGTTGAATAGGTTTAGTTCAATTTGATTGAACGGTAAATCAAACAAAAGAATATTTACAAGGTGAAAATATTAATTCAATACTTCAAAATATTCCAATGGGAGCTCATATTTCAATTGCTATGTTTATTTCAACAATAGCAACAGCTGGAATGTCAACAGTTCTTTTAAAAACTAAATGAGGTAAAAAATCTTTAGAAAACTATTTAAACTAG